A single region of the Brassica rapa cultivar Chiifu-401-42 chromosome A03, CAAS_Brap_v3.01, whole genome shotgun sequence genome encodes:
- the LOC117132754 gene encoding uncharacterized protein LOC117132754 isoform X2, whose product MEGKKTRIAFANFSRLMQKRSLRWLVKPLYLSNRSKYKGKLLMRTVKLLKKLKAKPWRLSLKETSMKQLSIRHQLSCTGTAVSTS is encoded by the exons AT GGAGGGGAAGAAAACAAGAATTGCGTTTGCTAATTTCAGCAG GCTGATGCAGAAGAGATCATTGAGATGGCTGGTAAAGCCACTTTATCTGAGCAACAGAAGCAAGTACAAG GGGAAGTTACTGATGAGAACCGTGAAGCTGCTCAAGAAGCTAAAGGCAAAGCCATGGAGGCTCTCTCTGAAGGAAACTTCGATGAAGCAATTGAGCATCCGACATCAGCTATCTTGTACGGGAACAGCGGTGAGTACTAGTTGA
- the LOC117132754 gene encoding uncharacterized protein LOC117132754 isoform X1 yields MEGKKTRIAFANFSRLMQKRSLRWLVKPLYLSNRSKYKLFFGSIIQGKLLMRTVKLLKKLKAKPWRLSLKETSMKQLSIRHQLSCTGTAVSTS; encoded by the exons AT GGAGGGGAAGAAAACAAGAATTGCGTTTGCTAATTTCAGCAG GCTGATGCAGAAGAGATCATTGAGATGGCTGGTAAAGCCACTTTATCTGAGCAACAGAAGCAAGTACAAG CTTTTCTTTGGGAGCATCATTCAGGGGAAGTTACTGATGAGAACCGTGAAGCTGCTCAAGAAGCTAAAGGCAAAGCCATGGAGGCTCTCTCTGAAGGAAACTTCGATGAAGCAATTGAGCATCCGACATCAGCTATCTTGTACGGGAACAGCGGTGAGTACTAGTTGA
- the LOC117132754 gene encoding FAM10 family protein At4g22670 isoform X3 — MKKVEIFMICLCTCDSSSSLFFDSTGRGRKQELRLLISAGEVTDENREAAQEAKGKAMEALSEGNFDEAIEHPTSAILYGNSGEY; from the exons ATGAAGAAAGTTGAAATTTTTATGATCTGTCTCTGCACTTGcgattcatcttcttctctgttCTTTGATTCTACAGGGAGGGGAAGAAAACAAGAATTGCGTTTGCTAATTTCAGCAG GGGAAGTTACTGATGAGAACCGTGAAGCTGCTCAAGAAGCTAAAGGCAAAGCCATGGAGGCTCTCTCTGAAGGAAACTTCGATGAAGCAATTGAGCATCCGACATCAGCTATCTTGTACGGGAACAGCGGTGAGTACTAG
- the LOC103848186 gene encoding 1-aminocyclopropane-1-carboxylate oxidase: protein MEQTIKFPVVNLSKLNGEERDQTMALINDACENWGFFEIVNHGLPHDLMDNVEKMTKEHYKKSMEQKFNDMLRSKGLEKLETEVEDVDWESTFYLRHLPQSNLYDIPDMSDEYRTAMKDFGKRLENLAEDLLDLLCENLGLENGYLKKVFHGTKGPTFGTKVSNYPPCPGPEMIKGLRAHTDAGGIILLFQDDKVSGLQLLKDGDWIDVPPLNHSIVINLGDQLEVITNGKYKSVMHRVVTQKEGNRMSIASFYNPGSDAEISPASSLASKETEYPSFVFDDYMKLYAGVKFQPKEPRFEAMKNATAVTELNPAASVETF, encoded by the exons ATGGAGCAGACCATTAAGTTTCCTGTTGTAAACTTGTCCAAGCTCAATGGTGAAGAAAGAGACCAAACCATGGCTTTAATCAACGATGCTTGCGAAAATTGGGGTTTCTTTGAG ATAGTGAACCATGGGTTACCACATGATTTGATGGACAACGTTGAGAAGATGACAAAGGAGCATTACAAGAAATCAATGGAGCAGAAGTTTAACGACATGCTCAGGTCCAAAGGTTTGGAAAAGCTTGAGACAGAAGTTGAGGACGTCGATTGGGAAAGCACTTTCTACCTTCGTCACCTTCCTCAATCCAATCTCTACGACATTCCTGATATGTCTGATGAATATCG GACGGCCATGAAAGATTTTGGGAAGAGATTGGAGAATCTTGCAGAGGATTTGTTGGATCTACTGTGTGAGAATCTAGGGTTAGAGAACGGGTATCTGAAGAAAGTGTTTCATGGAACAAAAGGTCCAACCTTTGGGACTAAGGTGAGCAATTATCCACCTTGTCCTGGACCAGAAATGATCAAAGGTCTCAGGGCCCACACTGATGCAGGAGGCATCATCTTGTTGTTTCAAGACGACAAAGTCAGTGGCCTCCAGCTTCTCAAAGATGGTGATTGGATCGATGTTCCTCCACTCAACCACTCCATTGTCATTAATCTTGGTGACCAACTCGAG GTGATAACCAACGGCAAGTACAAGAGTGTGATGCACCGTGTGGTGACTCAAAAAGAAGGGAACAGAATGTCTATTGCATCGTTCTACAATCCTGGAAGCGATGCGGAGATCTCTCCAGCTTCATCACTCGCCAGCAAGGAAACCGAATACCCAAGCTTTGTGTTTGATGACTACATGAAGCTTTATGCTGGGGTCAAGTTTCAGCCTAAAGAGCCACGCTTTGAGGCGATGAAGAATGCTACTGCAGTTACAGAACTGAACCCAGCCGCATCCGTAGAGACTTTCTAA